In Salinibaculum sp. SYNS191, the genomic window CAGGAAGAGCGTGCCGTGGCCCAGCGGCGTCACGACGACGTCGGGGACCGCCCAGTCACGCTGGGCAGCGAGTTCGAGCGCGAAGGTCGCGGTGCCGGCGAAGAACGCGGGCTGCCAGGCGTGGCTGGCGTACCAGCCCGAATCGTCGGATTCGACGGCGTCGACGCAGGCGTCGGTGACGGCCTGTCGGTCGCCCTCGACCTGGACTGCGGTCGCGCCGGTGCGCTCGATGGCCTCGATTTTCTTCGGCTTGGCGTCGGCGGGGACGTAGACGTCGGCGTCGATGCCGGCGCGGGCGGCGTAGGTGGCGACGGCGTGGCCCGCGTTGCCCGAGGAGTCCTCGACGACGCGCTCGACGCCCAGGGCGTCGGCGAGCGAGAGCGTCACGGCCGCGCCGCGGTCCTTGAAACTGCCCGTCGGGAACAGGGATTCGAGTTTGAACGTCGCGTCCCACTCGGGGGCGTCGACCAGCGGCGTCCAGCCCTCGCCGAGGGTGACGAGGCCGTCGACCGGCAGGAAGTCGGCGAAAGCCCAGAGTCCGCGGTCGCGGTCGAGACTGTCGGGCGGTGTGTCGCGGTCGGGTAGCGACGGGTCGGCG contains:
- a CDS encoding threonine synthase — protein: MYVCESCGREYDLTADAPWRCACGHALDFADPSLPDRDTPPDSLDRDRGLWAFADFLPVDGLVTLGEGWTPLVDAPEWDATFKLESLFPTGSFKDRGAAVTLSLADALGVERVVEDSSGNAGHAVATYAARAGIDADVYVPADAKPKKIEAIERTGATAVQVEGDRQAVTDACVDAVESDDSGWYASHAWQPAFFAGTATFALELAAQRDWAVPDVVVTPLGHGTLFLGAYRGFRALRDAGWTDRVPRLVGAQAAGVAPIVAALHGPDAAAGDNDAADGIQITEPARRDQILDAIEATGGDAVAVDAEATRDALDRLRTHGVGVEPTCATAPAALETLRDRGDIGAAEDVVVALTGTGLKT